TGCTTAACTCTCTTATAATGGGACTCGGACTCATATTTGTTACAGCATTTTCTGAGCTTACTATTTCAATTATTAGGAGTTTTACACCTAAGCATATAAGGATGATGATTCAAGTATTAATTATTTCTGTATATGTAATCATAGTAGATATTGTCTTAAAGGCTTATTATCCAGAAATGAGCAAGGCTCTAGGTCCATATGTAGGACTTATAATAACAAACTGTATAATAATGGGACGTTGTGAAGCCTATGCACAGAAAAATCCACCACTAAGTTCCTTTTTAGATGGAATAGCTTCAGGAGCAGGATATACATTAGTTTTGTTAGCTATAGCTTTTGTTAGAGAGCTTTTAGGTTTTGGAACTATATTCGGTGTTAAAGTACTAGGAGACTGGTGGACTAATTGGACAATTATGATAATGCCTCCAGGAGCCTTCTTTGTTTTAGCAGTAGTTATATGGATAGCAAGAAGTATTTCCTCAGAAGATAAAGAAAAAGAAAAGGAGGTAGCTAAGGCATGATAGAACTTAATCCTTTTGTAATCTTTATTGCATCTATTTTTACAAACAACATGATACTAAGTAATTTTCTAGGTATGTGTTCATTTATAGCTGTTTCAAATGAAATAAAGACATCTATGGGGCTAGGGCAGGCAGTTACATTTGTACTGACATTTACTACCATATTGAATTATTTTATTTACTATAATATCTTAGTACCTTTAAATTTAGAATATCTTAGATTTATAGTTTTTATAATTACTATAGCAGCCTTCGTTCAGCTAGTAGAGATGGTAGTAGAAAGATATCTTCCAAATCTATATTATGCTCTGGGAATATTCTTGCCTTTGATAACAGTTAATTGTGCTATACTAGGGGTTTCACTCTTTATGGTAATCAGAGAATATACATTAATGCAATCAATCGGATTTAGTCTTGGTTCAGGTATTGGATGGACACTAGCTATAGTAGCATTAGCAGGAATTAAGCAAAGACTTAAAAGAGCAAGTGTTCCTAAAGGATTAGAAGGGCCAGGTATTACTATAATTGTAATAGGTCTGATGGCGCTGGCATTTATAGGCTTTTCAGGCATAGTACAGATTCAATAGGGGGGATATTATGGACACTATAATAATCACAACTATAACTATAACCTCCATTACTGGAATACTTGCCTTTCTTTTAACCCTTGCAGATCGTACTATTAACAATTATGGAGAAGTTAAAATTACTATAAACGATGAAAAAGAATATATTGTTGAGGGAGGCTCTTCATTACTTTCTTCCTTAATGGAGCAACAGATTTTTATACCTTCTGCATGTGGAGGAAAGGGTACCTGTGGATACTGTAAGGTAAAGGTCCTTGAGGGAGGAGGAACAGTTCTTCCTACTGAAACACCATTTCTAACAGATGATGAGCTTAAATCTCATGTAAGACTTTCATGTCAATGTAAGGTCAAGCAAGAATTAAAGATTCAAATTCCTGAAGAATTATTTAATGTAAAAGAATATGAAGCTACAGTAGAATCTATAGAAGATATGACATCTGTAATCAAGAAGTTAAGAATAAGGCTTAAGGAAGGCG
The Proteiniborus sp. DW1 DNA segment above includes these coding regions:
- a CDS encoding NADH:ubiquinone reductase (Na(+)-transporting) subunit D; translated protein: MAGDSPKKIFIMGLWKDNPVFRQIIGICSALAVTNLMLNSLIMGLGLIFVTAFSELTISIIRSFTPKHIRMMIQVLIISVYVIIVDIVLKAYYPEMSKALGPYVGLIITNCIIMGRCEAYAQKNPPLSSFLDGIASGAGYTLVLLAIAFVRELLGFGTIFGVKVLGDWWTNWTIMIMPPGAFFVLAVVIWIARSISSEDKEKEKEVAKA
- a CDS encoding Rnf-Nqr domain containing protein gives rise to the protein MIELNPFVIFIASIFTNNMILSNFLGMCSFIAVSNEIKTSMGLGQAVTFVLTFTTILNYFIYYNILVPLNLEYLRFIVFIITIAAFVQLVEMVVERYLPNLYYALGIFLPLITVNCAILGVSLFMVIREYTLMQSIGFSLGSGIGWTLAIVALAGIKQRLKRASVPKGLEGPGITIIVIGLMALAFIGFSGIVQIQ